The following coding sequences are from one Neodiprion lecontei isolate iyNeoLeco1 chromosome 7, iyNeoLeco1.1, whole genome shotgun sequence window:
- the LOC107219058 gene encoding arylphorin subunit alpha — MTKASKEFLVKQQRVFDLLWRVDQPELKPELYALGKSYKIGVDLNCYSNQDAVKELLALHQRGMLSRGKIFSIFHSDHLHEAIALFKVLYHSKDFDTFCKTAAWARIHVNEGMYVYAFSVAVIRYPETFRIRLPSLHELYPHLFFKNEVIRTAYDAKLYNDPTKTVASSDGAIIIPDNDSIPSSECCSPDEYKLRYFTEDVYSNEIYYFSQLSHPFWMKSGEFGPHFPKRGEVYFFALRLQLARYNMERFSNGLGEIEDFDWSYPIPHGYHPSMSYHNGLLVPHRSDDAMLPNHKLGLIKELRNLEQLFASAINSGFVFHKNATFESIRTRSGIEVLGNLIQGNADSVNHDLYGNYELLARDVLGFSPAPRGKYDVVPSIMQVYGLSLRDPMYWSLVKRIMSYHKKFVSYLPKYTYKDLAFPDVKIESVAVDKVETYFDDVDYLISAAVKARNADDKTLIKARQYRLNHKPYTYHITVNSKAAMQGYLSIYMGPKYDFNHEEIDLTKNYDQFILLDAWGVDLQLGINKIKRSSAESEYVGCDPVSSDVFYREIERAITGETIYEIPKYPYRYPERLVIPKGSPEGVPFQFFVHVTPYAEKSMYHFHSAMFGDKKILDKPLGFPLDKPSNFNIADLPNAYLKEFKVYHKEESEISESA; from the exons ATGACGAAGGCTAGCAAGGAGTTCCTCGTTAAGCAGCAGAGGGTTTTCGACTTGCTGTGGCGCGTCGATCAGCCTGAACTTAAACCTGAGCTCTACGCCCTGGGAAAGTCATACAAGATTGGAGTGGACTTGAATTGTTACTCAAATCAG GATGCCGTTAAAGAATTGCTGGCACTGCATCAGCGCGGGATGCTGTCTCGTGGAAAAATCTTTTCGATTTTCCACTCGGACCACCTGCACGAGGCCATAGCTCTTTTCAAGGTACTTTATCACTCCAAGGACTTTGATACCTTCTGCAAGACCGCCGCTTGGGCTCGAATCCACGTTAACGAGGGGATGTACGTCTACGCCTTCAGCGTCGCCGTAATCCGCTACCCTGAAACCTTTCGAATCCGACTTCCTTCTCTCCACGAGTTATACCCCCATCTCTTCTTCAAGAACGAAGTTATCCGAACTGCTTACGATGCGAAACTCTACAACG ATCCCACCAAGACCGTGGCGTCATCCGATGGTGCAATTATCATTCCGGATAATGATTCTATCCCGTCCTCGGAGTGCTGCTCCCCCGACGAATATAAACTTCGTTACTTCACCGAGGACGTATATTCCAATGAAATATATTACTTCTCTCAACTTAGTCATCCATTCTGGATGAAATCTGGAGAATTTGGACCACACTTCCCAAAACGTGGTGAAGTATATTTCTTTGCATTGAGGCTCCAACTTGCCCGCTACAACATGGAACGGTTCAGTAACGGCTTGGGTGAGATCGAAGATTTCGACTGGAGTTATCCGATCCCGCACGGTTACCATCCTAGCATGAGCTATCACAACGGTTTGCTGGTCCCTCACCGAAGCGACGACGCCATGCTTCCCAATCATAAGCTCGGCTTGATCAAG gAGCTTCGCAATCTTGAACAACTTTTCGCGTCGGCAATCAATTCGGGATTCGTCTTTCACAAAAATGCAACATTCGAATCTATTCGCACTCGAAGTGGTATCGAGGTTCTCGGTAATCTCATCCAAGGAAACGCTGACTCCGTCAACCATGATTTGTACGGCAATTACGAGCTGCTCGCTAGAGACGTGCTCGGCTTTAGCCCGGCGCCTCGTGGCAAATACGACGTTGTACCGAGCATCATGCAGGTCTACGGCCTGAGCCTACGGGACCCGATGTACTGGAGTCTTGTCAAGAGGATCATGAGCTACCACAAAAA ATTCGTGTCATACCTGCCAAAGTACACGTACAAAGACTTGGCCTTCCCCGACGTAAAGATAGAATCAGTGGCTGTCGACAAGGTTGAGACGTATTTCGATGATGTCGACTACCTGATCTCGGCTGCGGTGAAAGCACGCAACGCAGACGACAAAACTTTGATCAAGGCTCGACAATACCGGTTGAATCACAAGCCTTACACCTACCACATCACTGTGAACAGCAAGGCAGCCATGCAGGGCTACTTGAGCATCTACATGGGACCCAAATATGATTTCAACCACGAAGAGATTGATCTCACCAAGAACTACGACCAGTTCATACTTCTGGACGCATGGGGCGTTGATC tCCAACTCGGGATCAACAAAATCAAACGCAGCAGTGCCGAATCTGAATACGTAGGGTGCGACCCAGTGAGCAGCGATGTGTTCTACCGAGAAATCGAGAGAGCTATCACGGGTGAAACCATTTACGAGATTCCCAAGTACCCTTACAGATATCCGGAGCGCCTGGTTATCCCTAAGGGATCCCCGGAGGGTGTGCCCTTCCAGTTCTTCGTCCACGTTACTCCCTACGCCGAAAAGAGCATGTACCATTTCCATTCTGCGATGTTCGG